The Bos indicus x Bos taurus breed Angus x Brahman F1 hybrid chromosome 3, Bos_hybrid_MaternalHap_v2.0, whole genome shotgun sequence genome includes a window with the following:
- the FOXE3 gene encoding forkhead box protein E3, with translation MTGRSDMEPPAAFSGFPAPPSVAPSGPPPSPLPGAEPGPEPEEAAAGRGEPEPAPAPGPGRRRRRPLQRGKPPYSYIALIAMALAHAPGRRLTLAAIYRFITERFAFYRDSPRKWQNSIRHNLTLNDCFVKVPREPGNPGKGNYWTLDPAAADMFDNGSFLRRRKRFKRAELPVLPAPPPAAGPPPFPYAPYAPGPGPALLAPPPPAGPGSAPPARLFSVDSLVSLPPELTGLGTPEPPCCAAPDAAFSPCTASPPLYSPPPDRLGLPATRPGPGPLPAEPLLALAGPGTALGPLGPGEAYLRPPGYAPGLERYL, from the coding sequence ATGACTGGGCGCAGCGACATGGAGCCGCCCGCAGCTTTCTCGGGCTTTCCGGCCCCGCCCTCGGTCGCGCCGTCGGGGCCGCCGCCGTCGCCGCTCCCCGGAGCCGAGCCCGGGCCGGAGCccgaggaggcggcggcgggccGCGGGGAGCCGGAGCCCGCGCCGGCGCCCGGGCcgggccggcggcggcggcggcccctgCAGCGCGGGAAGCCGCCCTACTCATACATCGCGCTCATCGCCATGGCGCTGGCGCACGCCCCGGGCCGCCGCCTCACGCTGGCCGCCATCTACCGCTTCATCACCGAGCGCTTCGCCTTCTACCGCGACAGCCCGCGCAAGTGGCAGAACAGCATCCGCCACAACCTCACGCTCAACGACTGCTTCGTCAAGGTGCCCCGCGAGCCGGGCAACCCGGGCAAGGGCAACTACTGGACGCTCGACCCGGCGGCCGCCGACATGTTCGACAACGGCAGCTTCCTGCGGCGCCGCAAGCGCTTCAAACGCGCTGAGCTGCCCGTGCTCCCGGCCCCGCCGCCAGCCGCCGGCCCGCCGCCCTTCCCCTACGCGCCCTACGCGCCCGGCCCCGGGCCCGCGCTGCTCGCGCCGCCGCCCCCAGCCGGCCCCGGCTCCGCGCCTCCCGCGCGCCTCTTCAGCGTCGACAGCCTGGTGAGCCTGCCGCCCGAGCTGACGGGGCTGGGCACCCCCGAGCCGCCCTGCTGCGCGGCCCCCGACGCCGCCTTCTCGCCCTGCACCGCCTCCCCGCCGCTCTACTCACCGCCGCCCGACCGCCTGGGGCTGCCCGCGACGCGCCCCGGCCCCGGGCCGCTGCCAGCCGAGCCGCTGCTGGCCTTGGCAGGGCCGGGAACAGCGCTCGGCCCCCTCGGCCCGGGGGAGGCTTACCTGCGGCCGCCGGGCTACGCGCCAGGGTTGGAGCGCTACCTGTGA